The following are encoded in a window of Mycolicibacterium tusciae JS617 genomic DNA:
- a CDS encoding PDDEXK nuclease domain-containing protein: protein MSQDDSKRPVNREGAEIAFPTALARASTPEWYPDLLDAISDCVHTGRQRAITAANQELVATYWAVGKEILARQDAEGWGARVIDRLSADLRKRFPGTSGFSPRNLKYMRAFAAAWPDAEIVQRSVAQLPWRHNVALLDKLGDADLRLWYAQASVEHGWSRDVLVHHIEGRFHQRAGKAITNFARTLPPPDSDLAQQSTRDPYLFDFVGNADIRRERDLELALTVHVEKFLLELGQGFAFVGRQVHLEIGAADFYADLLFYHLRLRCFVVIELKVGDFDPSYLGQLGTYMAAADDVLRHADDGPTIGLLLCKTKNNVVAEYALRGYTAPIGVAEWKTAITESLPAELESSLPTVEELEAELADEPGNEGKS, encoded by the coding sequence ATGAGTCAGGATGATTCCAAGCGTCCGGTGAATCGAGAGGGCGCCGAAATCGCGTTCCCGACCGCGCTCGCGCGGGCTTCCACGCCAGAATGGTATCCCGACCTCCTCGACGCCATCTCCGATTGCGTCCACACAGGTCGCCAGCGCGCGATCACGGCAGCCAACCAGGAACTCGTCGCCACCTATTGGGCGGTGGGCAAGGAGATCCTGGCGCGCCAGGATGCGGAGGGCTGGGGCGCGCGCGTCATCGACCGACTGTCGGCAGATCTGCGGAAGCGGTTTCCGGGGACGTCGGGATTCTCGCCGCGCAACCTCAAGTACATGCGCGCATTTGCCGCAGCGTGGCCCGACGCCGAAATTGTGCAACGCAGCGTTGCACAATTACCCTGGCGTCATAACGTCGCGCTACTCGACAAGCTGGGTGATGCTGACCTGCGCCTCTGGTATGCCCAAGCGTCAGTGGAGCACGGCTGGAGCCGCGATGTTTTGGTCCATCACATCGAAGGTCGGTTCCACCAACGGGCCGGGAAGGCCATCACCAACTTCGCGCGGACGTTGCCGCCGCCGGATTCGGATCTCGCCCAGCAGTCCACTCGCGACCCGTATCTGTTCGACTTCGTCGGCAACGCCGACATCCGGCGCGAGCGCGATCTCGAACTCGCCTTGACCGTGCACGTCGAGAAGTTTCTGCTCGAACTCGGCCAGGGCTTCGCGTTCGTCGGCAGGCAGGTGCACCTGGAAATCGGAGCTGCCGACTTCTACGCTGACCTGCTGTTCTACCACCTCCGCCTGCGCTGCTTCGTGGTGATCGAGCTCAAGGTCGGGGATTTCGACCCGAGCTACCTCGGACAGCTCGGCACCTACATGGCCGCCGCAGACGATGTGCTGCGCCACGCCGACGACGGCCCGACCATCGGCCTGTTGCTGTGCAAGACGAAGAACAACGTCGTAGCCGAGTACGCGCTGCGCGGCTACACCGCGCCGATTGGCGTCGCGGAGTGGAAGACCGCTATCACGGAAAGCCTGCCCGCCGAACTCGAATCCAGTCTGCCGACCGTCGAGGAACTGGAAGCCGAACTCGCCGACGAACCAGGCAATGAGGGGAAATCGTGA
- a CDS encoding type I restriction-modification system subunit M has translation MPPRKKLEPQAPSTMKELKDTLWKAADKLRGSLSANQYKDVILGLVFLKYVSDAYDERRAAIRAELQGDGLDEGQIEDLIEDPEEYQGYGVFVVPPEARWKFLAENAKGRPAVGGEPAKNVGQLIDEAMDAVMKANPTLQATLPRLYNKDNIDQRRLGELLDLFNSARFSRQGDGRARDLMGEVYEYFLGNFARAEGKRGGEFFTPPSVVRVIVEVLEPSRGRVYDPCCGSGGMFVQTEKFIHEHAGDPKDIAVYGQESIEETWRMAKMNLAIHGIDNKGLGARWGDTFARDQHADVQMDYVLANPPFNIKDWSRNEEDPRWRFGVPPANNANYAWIQHILYKLAPGGRAGVVMANGSMSSNSNGEGQIRGQIVEADLVSCMIALPTQLFRSTGIPVCVWFFAKDKTAGKHGSVDRSGQVLFIDARDLGYMVDRAERALTNEDVVKIGDTFHAWRGSKSAEAKGLVYEDVPGFCKSSTLAEIKAADYALTPGRYVGAAAVEDDAEPIDEKIARLKVELLAAFDESARLEKVVREQLERIDG, from the coding sequence ATGCCACCGAGGAAGAAGCTCGAACCGCAGGCGCCTTCGACGATGAAGGAGCTCAAGGACACGTTGTGGAAGGCCGCCGACAAGCTACGCGGGTCCTTGTCGGCGAATCAGTACAAGGACGTCATCCTTGGCCTGGTCTTCCTGAAGTACGTCTCAGACGCCTACGACGAGCGCCGCGCCGCGATCCGCGCCGAGCTCCAGGGGGACGGTCTCGACGAGGGCCAGATCGAGGACCTGATCGAGGATCCTGAGGAGTATCAGGGCTACGGCGTCTTCGTCGTGCCGCCGGAGGCACGATGGAAGTTCCTGGCGGAGAACGCGAAGGGGCGCCCGGCCGTCGGCGGGGAACCGGCCAAGAACGTCGGCCAGCTCATCGACGAGGCGATGGACGCCGTGATGAAGGCCAACCCCACGCTGCAGGCCACGCTGCCGCGGTTGTACAACAAGGACAACATCGACCAACGCCGACTTGGCGAACTGCTCGACTTGTTCAACAGTGCGCGGTTCAGTCGCCAAGGCGACGGCCGGGCGCGCGACCTGATGGGTGAGGTGTACGAGTACTTCCTGGGGAACTTCGCACGCGCGGAGGGTAAGCGGGGCGGCGAGTTCTTCACTCCGCCAAGCGTGGTCAGGGTGATCGTCGAGGTTCTCGAGCCTTCCCGCGGCCGGGTGTACGACCCGTGCTGCGGATCGGGCGGCATGTTCGTGCAGACCGAGAAATTCATCCACGAGCACGCCGGCGATCCCAAGGACATCGCCGTGTACGGCCAGGAGAGCATCGAGGAGACCTGGCGGATGGCCAAGATGAACTTGGCCATCCACGGCATCGACAACAAGGGACTCGGCGCGCGGTGGGGCGACACATTCGCCCGCGACCAGCACGCCGACGTGCAAATGGATTACGTGCTGGCCAACCCGCCGTTCAACATCAAGGACTGGTCGCGCAACGAGGAGGACCCACGGTGGCGGTTCGGTGTGCCGCCGGCCAACAACGCGAACTACGCCTGGATACAACACATCCTGTACAAGCTGGCGCCGGGTGGTCGGGCAGGCGTGGTGATGGCCAATGGGTCGATGTCGTCGAACTCCAACGGGGAGGGCCAGATTCGCGGTCAGATTGTCGAGGCCGACCTGGTGTCGTGCATGATCGCCTTGCCGACTCAGCTGTTCCGCAGCACCGGGATCCCGGTGTGCGTGTGGTTCTTCGCCAAGGACAAGACGGCGGGCAAGCACGGGTCGGTCGACCGCTCGGGTCAGGTGCTCTTCATCGACGCCCGCGATCTCGGCTACATGGTGGACCGGGCCGAGCGGGCCCTAACAAACGAGGACGTCGTCAAGATCGGGGACACTTTCCACGCCTGGCGGGGGTCCAAATCGGCGGAGGCAAAGGGCCTTGTCTACGAGGATGTTCCGGGCTTCTGCAAGTCGTCCACACTGGCGGAGATCAAGGCAGCCGACTACGCGCTGACGCCAGGGCGGTACGTCGGAGCTGCGGCCGTCGAGGACGACGCCGAGCCGATCGACGAGAAGATCGCTCGGTTGAAGGTGGAACTGCTTGCGGCGTTCGATGAGTCGGCGCGGCTGGAGAAAGTGGTTCGGGAGCAGTTGGAGCGGATCGATGGGTGA
- a CDS encoding 5'-nucleotidase yields the protein MAYRLDDRLVVGVASSALFDLGESDAYFRTHGEAMYRTYQDERIDETLSAGVAFPFIHRLLSLNDLRPADPLVEVIVLSHNDPMTGLRVMRSIQAHKLPISRAVFTQGQAPYDYIRAFSMSLFLSGNRSDVDAAIAVGLPAGHVLPSSASYDSGDLSLRVAFDFDGVLASDESERVYNESEELAQYLEHEASNRKVPLAPGLLKPLLEDLNRIQTIEDQRKSDDPSYEPRLRISLITARNAPAHERAVRSLREWGVNVNDAFFLGGIEKVTVLEVLRPHIFFDDQQAHLDDAIEYIAGVHIPYGVANEMRPNVGATGVVDIGFAPGGDVADVLVPGEPSNGIDDESG from the coding sequence ATGGCCTACCGGCTCGACGACCGTCTGGTGGTCGGCGTTGCTTCGAGCGCACTATTCGATCTTGGAGAATCCGATGCGTACTTCCGCACGCACGGAGAGGCGATGTATAGGACGTACCAAGACGAGCGCATCGACGAAACCTTGAGCGCTGGTGTAGCTTTTCCGTTCATTCATCGCTTGCTCAGCCTCAACGATCTCAGGCCCGCTGATCCGTTGGTGGAGGTGATCGTGTTGTCGCACAACGACCCAATGACCGGACTCAGGGTGATGCGCTCGATACAGGCCCATAAGTTGCCGATCAGTCGAGCCGTGTTTACGCAGGGGCAGGCTCCCTACGACTACATCCGCGCATTCAGCATGTCGTTGTTTCTATCGGGTAACCGGTCAGATGTCGACGCGGCCATTGCTGTAGGACTACCCGCGGGGCACGTCTTGCCGTCGTCGGCTTCGTATGATTCCGGTGATCTTTCGCTCCGGGTCGCGTTTGACTTCGACGGTGTACTAGCAAGCGATGAGTCGGAGCGTGTTTACAACGAGTCCGAAGAGTTAGCGCAGTATCTCGAACATGAGGCTTCTAACAGGAAGGTACCGCTCGCCCCGGGCCTGCTCAAGCCGTTGCTTGAAGATCTCAATCGCATTCAAACGATCGAAGACCAACGCAAGTCGGACGATCCGTCCTACGAACCGCGGCTAAGGATTTCCTTGATCACGGCGCGAAATGCGCCAGCCCATGAACGCGCGGTGCGCTCGCTACGGGAATGGGGAGTGAATGTGAATGATGCGTTCTTCCTCGGTGGCATCGAGAAGGTGACGGTGCTCGAAGTCTTGCGCCCTCACATCTTCTTCGACGACCAACAAGCCCATCTTGATGATGCGATCGAATACATTGCAGGAGTGCATATTCCGTATGGCGTTGCGAATGAGATGAGGCCAAATGTCGGCGCAACAGGTGTGGTTGATATTGGATTCGCGCCGGGCGGAGACGTTGCCGACGTCCTGGTGCCAGGCGAACCCTCGAACGGGATAGACGATGAGTCAGGATGA
- a CDS encoding DUF3151 domain-containing protein, which yields MTPMGDLLGPDPVLLPGDPAAEAELAAAEKPAIVAAAHPSASIAWATLAEDALADDKAITAYAYARTGYHRGLDQLRRNGWKGFGPVPYSHEPNRGFLRCVAALAQAAGQIGETDEYQRCVDLLDDCDPQARPALGLG from the coding sequence ATGACTCCGATGGGTGACCTTCTCGGGCCGGATCCGGTCCTTCTTCCCGGCGACCCGGCGGCGGAGGCCGAGCTGGCCGCCGCCGAAAAACCGGCCATCGTCGCCGCAGCGCATCCGTCGGCTTCGATCGCATGGGCCACGCTCGCCGAGGATGCTCTCGCCGACGACAAGGCCATCACGGCCTATGCCTACGCACGAACGGGCTATCACCGTGGCCTCGACCAGCTGCGCCGCAACGGCTGGAAGGGTTTCGGGCCGGTTCCATACAGTCACGAACCCAACCGCGGGTTCCTGCGCTGCGTGGCCGCGCTGGCCCAGGCCGCAGGTCAGATCGGCGAAACCGATGAGTATCAGCGCTGCGTGGATCTGCTCGACGACTGCGATCCCCAGGCTCGACCGGCGCTCGGGCTGGGTTGA
- the fbaA gene encoding class II fructose-bisphosphate aldolase, producing MPVATPEVYAEMLNRAKEDSFAFPAINCVGSESVNAAIKGFADAGSDGIIQFSTGGAEFASGLGVKDMVTGAVALAEFTHIIAEKYPITVALHTDHCPKDKLDSYVRPLLAISQKRVAGGGNPLFQSHMWDGSAVPIDENLDIARELLKEAAAAKIILEIEIGVVGGEEDGVEAEINDKLYTTPEDFEKTIEALGAGEHGKYLLAATFGNVHGVYKPGNVKLRPDILDEGQKVAAAKLGLSSEAKPFDFVFHGGSGSLKSEIEDSLRYGVVKMNVDTDTQYAFTRPLAGHMFANYDGVLKVDGEVGNKKVYDPRSYLKKAEASMAERVIEACRDLHSAGRSVTAAG from the coding sequence ATGCCCGTCGCAACGCCCGAGGTCTACGCGGAGATGCTGAACCGGGCCAAAGAAGACTCCTTCGCGTTCCCGGCCATCAACTGCGTGGGCTCGGAATCGGTCAACGCGGCCATCAAGGGTTTCGCCGACGCGGGCAGCGACGGCATCATCCAATTCTCCACCGGCGGAGCCGAATTCGCGTCCGGTCTGGGTGTGAAGGACATGGTGACCGGCGCGGTTGCGCTCGCCGAGTTCACCCACATCATCGCCGAGAAGTATCCGATCACAGTGGCACTGCACACCGACCACTGTCCGAAGGACAAGCTGGACAGCTACGTGCGGCCGCTGCTCGCGATCTCCCAGAAACGCGTGGCCGGCGGCGGTAACCCGCTGTTCCAGTCGCATATGTGGGACGGCTCGGCGGTGCCGATCGACGAGAACCTCGACATCGCGCGCGAGCTGCTCAAGGAGGCTGCGGCGGCCAAGATCATCCTCGAGATCGAGATCGGTGTGGTCGGCGGCGAGGAAGACGGCGTTGAGGCCGAGATCAACGACAAGCTCTATACGACCCCCGAGGACTTCGAGAAGACCATCGAGGCGTTGGGGGCGGGCGAGCACGGCAAGTACCTGTTGGCAGCGACGTTCGGCAATGTGCACGGTGTCTACAAGCCGGGCAACGTCAAGCTGCGCCCCGACATCCTGGACGAGGGTCAGAAGGTGGCTGCCGCTAAGCTCGGGTTATCCAGCGAGGCAAAGCCTTTCGACTTCGTCTTCCACGGCGGGTCCGGGTCGCTGAAGTCCGAGATCGAGGACTCGCTGCGCTATGGCGTCGTGAAGATGAATGTCGATACCGATACGCAATACGCGTTCACCCGCCCGCTCGCGGGGCACATGTTCGCCAACTACGACGGCGTGCTCAAGGTCGACGGCGAGGTCGGCAACAAGAAGGTTTACGACCCGCGCAGCTATCTGAAGAAGGCCGAAGCGTCGATGGCCGAACGCGTCATCGAGGCGTGCCGGGACCTGCACAGTGCGGGCCGGTCGGTAACCGCCGCCGGCTGA
- a CDS encoding type I restriction endonuclease subunit R, with the protein MSEFSEAEWEQIALEALAEQEWLPLNGSAIAPGVQRGRTSWGELELPDRMLAKMRELNPDVPAEYIDQARAAILQPSSQDALTENHRMHDYLVDGYRGLSYIDSDGIEQTPTIRLIGHRPEENELLAVQQVTIRSSEHDRRFDIVLYLNGLPVAFFELKQAGSKNADLPSAHAQFATYLREFPLAFRFAVLNVISDGITARYGTPFTPLEHFAPWNVDDDGKPVTFGKPLDDVHLGTELEFLIEGLFNPERFLQLLRNFTAFDSDDGLTKRIAKPHQYFAVTKAVGSTVIAAERNGKAGVVWHTQGSGKSMEMELYTNLVAQQPKLKNPTIVVVTDRKDLDGQLYETFNRSLLLKESPVKVTTRAKLRDELSNRTTGGIYFTTLQKFSLTEAERKSGADHPLVTDRRSVIVIVDEAHRSHYDDLDGYARHLRDALPNATFIAFTGTPISEADRDTRDVFGPDIDVYDLTRAVDDKATVPVYFEPRLIKVTLAHGVTEDDLDKAADEATSGLDDTERDQIEKSVAVINAVYGAPDRLAALASNIVEHWERRSKEMRKFISTPGKAFIVGATREICANLYEELIKLRPEWHDGAVDKGVVKVVYSGTAQDQGRVANHVRRDAQNKVIQKRLRDPDDELQIVLVKDMMLTGFDAPPLHTLYLDRPLKGALLMQTLARVNRTFRQKPNGLLVAYAPLVENLNKALAEYTQSDRDTKPVGKNIGEAVALTETLVAQLDNLCEGFDWRSKVALPHGWMKAAVGLTDHLRSPATPGNQVGEDEVTLGERFRTLANQLSRAWALCAGGQTLDKLRPTVKFYEEVRVWMAKFDAQERQASGKPVPEEIKRMLAALVYDSTASDGIVDIYDAAGLPKPSLSELGPEFEAKATSSNNPHLAIEALRAVITEEAARATKNNLVRQRAFSERVSELMRRYTNQQLTSAEVIAELVEMAKEVAAEGNRGTAFTPPLTHDELAFYDAVAQNESAVEFQGEDVLAQIARELVGVMQRDTKTDWTVRDDVRAKLRSSIKRLLVKYKYPPDRQPAAIKLVIEQMEDMAPRFAEAARRTSATN; encoded by the coding sequence GTGAGCGAATTCAGCGAAGCCGAATGGGAACAGATCGCACTCGAAGCACTTGCCGAACAAGAGTGGTTGCCGCTCAACGGTTCTGCGATCGCGCCCGGCGTCCAGCGCGGACGCACCTCCTGGGGCGAACTGGAACTTCCGGACCGAATGCTGGCCAAGATGCGCGAACTCAACCCCGACGTGCCAGCCGAATACATCGACCAGGCACGCGCGGCGATCCTGCAACCGTCCTCCCAAGACGCACTCACCGAGAACCACCGCATGCACGACTATCTGGTCGACGGCTACCGCGGCCTCAGCTACATCGACTCTGACGGTATCGAGCAGACGCCCACAATCCGCCTCATCGGGCACCGGCCGGAGGAGAACGAGCTGCTGGCAGTTCAGCAGGTCACCATCCGTTCGAGCGAACACGACCGCCGATTCGACATCGTGCTTTACCTCAACGGCCTGCCGGTCGCCTTCTTCGAACTGAAGCAGGCCGGCTCCAAGAACGCCGACTTGCCCAGCGCGCATGCGCAGTTCGCCACTTATCTGCGCGAGTTCCCGTTGGCGTTCCGCTTCGCCGTACTCAACGTCATCAGCGACGGCATCACCGCGCGGTACGGCACCCCATTCACTCCGCTGGAACACTTTGCGCCCTGGAACGTCGATGACGACGGCAAACCCGTCACGTTCGGAAAGCCGCTCGACGACGTGCATCTGGGCACCGAACTCGAGTTCCTGATCGAGGGGCTGTTCAACCCGGAGCGCTTCCTGCAACTGCTGCGCAACTTCACCGCGTTCGACTCCGACGATGGGCTGACCAAGCGAATCGCCAAGCCACACCAGTACTTTGCGGTCACCAAGGCCGTCGGCTCCACCGTGATCGCCGCCGAGCGCAACGGCAAGGCCGGCGTCGTCTGGCACACCCAGGGCTCGGGCAAGTCGATGGAGATGGAGCTCTACACCAACCTCGTTGCACAGCAGCCGAAGTTGAAGAACCCGACCATCGTCGTCGTTACTGACCGCAAGGACCTCGACGGCCAACTGTACGAGACGTTCAACAGGTCGCTGCTGCTTAAGGAGTCCCCGGTGAAGGTGACCACGCGGGCGAAACTGCGCGACGAACTGTCCAACCGCACCACCGGTGGCATCTACTTCACGACGCTGCAGAAGTTCAGCCTCACCGAGGCCGAACGGAAATCCGGCGCCGACCATCCGCTGGTGACCGACCGGCGCAGCGTCATTGTCATCGTCGACGAAGCCCACCGCAGCCACTACGACGACCTCGACGGCTACGCCCGCCACCTCCGCGACGCACTGCCGAACGCCACATTCATCGCGTTCACCGGCACCCCAATCTCCGAGGCCGACCGCGACACCCGCGACGTCTTCGGCCCCGACATCGACGTCTACGACCTCACCCGCGCCGTGGATGACAAGGCCACGGTGCCGGTCTATTTCGAGCCGCGGCTGATCAAGGTGACGTTGGCGCACGGGGTCACCGAGGACGACCTCGACAAGGCCGCCGACGAGGCCACCTCCGGGCTCGACGACACCGAACGGGACCAGATCGAGAAGTCCGTCGCCGTCATCAACGCGGTCTACGGTGCGCCGGACCGACTGGCCGCGTTGGCCAGCAACATCGTCGAACACTGGGAGCGTCGCTCGAAGGAGATGCGCAAGTTCATCTCGACGCCCGGCAAGGCGTTCATCGTCGGGGCCACCCGCGAGATCTGCGCCAACCTCTACGAGGAACTCATCAAGCTGCGGCCGGAATGGCACGACGGCGCCGTCGACAAGGGCGTCGTCAAGGTCGTCTACTCGGGCACCGCACAGGATCAAGGACGGGTGGCCAACCACGTGCGCCGCGACGCTCAGAACAAGGTGATCCAGAAGCGGCTGCGCGACCCCGACGACGAACTGCAGATCGTGCTCGTGAAGGACATGATGCTGACGGGGTTCGACGCGCCACCGCTGCATACCCTCTACCTCGACCGCCCACTCAAGGGCGCCCTGCTGATGCAGACGCTGGCGCGCGTGAACCGCACCTTCCGACAGAAGCCCAACGGCCTGTTGGTCGCGTATGCGCCGTTGGTCGAGAACCTCAACAAAGCGCTCGCCGAGTACACCCAGTCCGACCGCGACACCAAGCCGGTCGGCAAGAACATCGGCGAAGCCGTCGCGCTCACCGAGACGCTCGTTGCCCAGCTGGACAACCTGTGCGAAGGCTTCGACTGGCGCTCCAAAGTTGCTCTGCCGCACGGCTGGATGAAGGCGGCAGTGGGTTTGACGGACCATCTGCGGTCGCCTGCGACGCCCGGCAACCAGGTCGGTGAAGACGAGGTCACCCTCGGCGAGCGCTTCCGCACGCTGGCCAATCAGCTGTCGCGCGCTTGGGCGCTGTGCGCCGGCGGCCAGACGCTCGACAAGCTGCGCCCCACCGTGAAGTTCTACGAAGAGGTCCGGGTGTGGATGGCCAAGTTCGATGCCCAGGAGCGTCAGGCGTCCGGTAAGCCCGTCCCCGAAGAGATCAAGCGGATGCTCGCCGCACTCGTCTACGACTCGACCGCCTCCGATGGCATCGTCGACATCTACGACGCTGCCGGGCTGCCCAAGCCGTCGCTGTCGGAACTCGGCCCGGAGTTCGAGGCGAAGGCAACCTCGTCGAACAACCCGCATCTGGCCATCGAGGCCCTGAGGGCGGTGATCACCGAGGAGGCGGCCCGCGCGACGAAGAACAACCTGGTGCGGCAGCGGGCGTTTTCGGAGCGCGTTTCCGAACTGATGCGGCGCTATACCAACCAGCAGCTGACCTCGGCCGAGGTTATCGCCGAGCTCGTTGAGATGGCCAAGGAAGTGGCCGCGGAAGGCAACCGCGGCACGGCGTTCACCCCGCCGCTCACGCATGACGAGCTGGCCTTCTACGACGCCGTCGCGCAGAACGAATCCGCGGTCGAGTTCCAGGGGGAAGACGTGCTGGCGCAGATCGCCCGCGAACTGGTCGGGGTCATGCAGCGGGACACCAAGACGGACTGGACGGTGCGGGACGACGTGCGTGCCAAGCTGCGTTCTTCGATCAAGCGGCTCTTGGTGAAGTACAAGTACCCGCCTGACAGGCAGCCTGCCGCCATCAAGCTCGTCATCGAGCAGATGGAGGACATGGCGCCGCGCTTTGCGGAAGCGGCGCGTCGTACGAGTGCCACGAACTAA
- a CDS encoding alcohol dehydrogenase catalytic domain-containing protein, whose product MPTHKAIQVAAPGAALTLEDVETTSPPPGHVRIAVAACGVCGTDQGILSGAFPDAPWPITPGHELAGTIVELGDDVDDFTTGERVVVGWFGGNCNECVPCRKGKFMQCIRGQVPSLAYPGGYAESMVAPTAALARIPGDLSFAEAGPMGCAGVTTYNALRRTDAVAGDLVAVLGIGGLGHLGVQWARAMGFETVAIARGAAKGEDAKQLGAHHYIDSTAEDVAEALQALGGATVVLATAANSAAIGQTVGGLGPEGELVVVGVTADPLPISPADLILAGRRVTGHPSGTSRDVEETMQFACQSGVRAWVEERPLDEAAEAYAAVQQGRARYRGVLTV is encoded by the coding sequence ATGCCCACCCACAAGGCCATTCAGGTCGCTGCCCCAGGCGCCGCGTTGACCCTTGAAGACGTCGAGACCACGTCCCCGCCGCCCGGCCACGTGCGCATCGCGGTGGCGGCCTGCGGGGTGTGCGGCACCGACCAGGGAATCCTCAGCGGCGCATTCCCGGACGCACCGTGGCCCATCACGCCGGGCCACGAGCTAGCCGGGACGATCGTCGAACTCGGCGACGACGTGGACGACTTCACCACAGGCGAGCGGGTCGTCGTCGGCTGGTTCGGTGGCAACTGCAACGAGTGCGTGCCGTGCCGCAAGGGCAAGTTCATGCAGTGCATCCGCGGCCAGGTGCCGAGCCTGGCCTATCCCGGCGGATACGCCGAGTCGATGGTGGCGCCCACTGCCGCGTTGGCCCGCATTCCCGGAGACCTGAGCTTCGCCGAAGCAGGCCCGATGGGCTGCGCAGGTGTGACGACCTACAACGCGCTTCGGCGGACGGACGCCGTTGCGGGCGACCTCGTAGCCGTTCTCGGAATCGGTGGGCTCGGCCATCTCGGTGTCCAATGGGCACGGGCGATGGGCTTCGAGACGGTGGCGATCGCGCGTGGCGCGGCCAAGGGTGAGGACGCCAAACAGCTCGGCGCGCACCACTACATCGACTCGACGGCCGAGGACGTCGCAGAAGCGTTGCAGGCGCTCGGCGGTGCGACCGTGGTGCTCGCGACGGCCGCCAACTCTGCCGCTATAGGTCAGACGGTCGGCGGACTCGGTCCAGAAGGCGAACTCGTGGTCGTCGGCGTCACAGCCGATCCGCTGCCGATCAGCCCGGCCGATCTGATCCTGGCCGGCCGTCGCGTGACGGGACACCCTTCGGGCACGTCGCGCGATGTCGAGGAGACGATGCAGTTCGCGTGTCAGTCCGGTGTGCGCGCCTGGGTCGAGGAGCGTCCGCTGGACGAGGCCGCCGAGGCGTATGCCGCCGTGCAACAGGGGCGGGCGCGCTACCGGGGCGTCTTGACCGTGTGA
- a CDS encoding restriction endonuclease subunit S encodes MPQNIGDNRIVIDGIARVSDKDVKRLSRYTLREGDIVYSRRGDVERRALVRAENQGWLCGTGCLRVRIPDATKYDAAFVSYALGARPVRRWISRHAVGATMLNLNTAILAAVPLSVPRIGSQRAIAKLLGSLDDQIASNERVADAALELGDQLFVHAAARIEGAATTIGELADSSAIEFSDGYRTKKSEHGQPGLRILRAGDVRDSYLFPAGQDYVSLDYSRQIGSKASMPGDVVLTTKGSVGRVAVVADAVERVVYSPQVCFFRVKDDGQVDRDYLGAWFRGSDLQRQTSTLMYKSDMAPYISLRDIRSLVIPLPSIEEQRRQGKVQWNLRAAFEASRVENERLVRTRDELLPLLMSGKIVVGEAEDVIRSVV; translated from the coding sequence ATGCCACAGAACATCGGCGACAATCGAATTGTCATCGACGGAATTGCGCGGGTCTCTGACAAGGACGTCAAGCGGCTGTCGCGGTACACGCTACGTGAAGGCGACATTGTCTACTCCCGGCGTGGGGACGTTGAACGGCGTGCACTTGTTCGAGCCGAGAACCAAGGCTGGCTCTGTGGAACGGGTTGTCTACGAGTCCGAATCCCGGACGCGACGAAGTATGACGCTGCGTTCGTTTCGTACGCGCTCGGCGCTCGGCCAGTCCGTCGCTGGATATCCAGGCACGCCGTTGGTGCAACGATGTTGAACCTCAACACGGCGATCCTGGCGGCGGTACCGCTGAGCGTTCCCCGGATTGGTAGTCAGCGTGCCATTGCCAAGCTCCTCGGTTCCCTTGACGACCAGATCGCCTCGAATGAGCGCGTCGCGGACGCTGCGCTGGAACTCGGCGATCAACTGTTTGTGCACGCTGCCGCCCGAATCGAGGGCGCTGCAACAACGATTGGGGAGCTTGCGGACAGCTCAGCAATTGAGTTCAGCGATGGCTATCGCACTAAGAAGTCAGAGCATGGGCAGCCGGGTTTGCGGATTCTGCGCGCGGGCGATGTACGCGACTCGTACCTGTTCCCGGCCGGGCAGGACTATGTGTCACTGGACTATTCACGCCAGATCGGGTCAAAGGCGTCGATGCCTGGGGACGTCGTGCTGACTACCAAGGGCAGCGTCGGACGAGTGGCCGTCGTCGCGGACGCCGTAGAGCGTGTTGTCTACAGCCCGCAAGTGTGCTTTTTCCGGGTGAAGGATGATGGGCAAGTAGACCGCGACTACCTGGGTGCCTGGTTTCGGGGCAGCGACCTTCAGCGGCAGACGTCCACCCTCATGTACAAGAGCGACATGGCGCCCTACATAAGCCTTCGCGACATCCGATCCCTCGTAATTCCGTTGCCGTCGATCGAAGAGCAGCGCCGCCAGGGGAAGGTGCAGTGGAACCTGCGCGCTGCGTTCGAAGCCAGCCGTGTCGAGAACGAGCGTTTGGTCCGTACCCGTGATGAACTTCTGCCCCTTCTCATGTCCGGAAAGATCGTTGTTGGAGAAGCGGAAGATGTCATTCGGAGCGTGGTCTAG